In Hemiscyllium ocellatum isolate sHemOce1 chromosome 33, sHemOce1.pat.X.cur, whole genome shotgun sequence, the following are encoded in one genomic region:
- the LOC132831152 gene encoding tetraspanin-4-like has translation MGQSCLQCTKYLLFIFNLIFWLGGCGLLGVGVWLVVTQGNFVTLSSSFPSLTAANFFIAAGSVIMIVGFLGCLGAVIENRCLLLSFFVVLLIIFLLEMIIGILFLCNQETINLYAKEELKNGLQFYNTSGNTGLTNGWDIVQTDFRCCGVVHYEDWFSVLNGTKVPTSCCFKLVQNCSSNPNTWWKDACYEKVIEWLKDNVVAVCIFGLCIPVLQILGLISSLVMYCQLVKTEKQYS, from the exons ATGGGCCAAAGCTGTCTGCAATGCACGAAATATCTGCTGTTCATTTTCAACCTCATCTTTTGG CTGGGAGGCTGCGGCTTGCTGGGAGTCGGAGTGTGGCTGGTGGTGACCCAGGGAAACTTCGTCACCCTCTCTTCGTCCTTCCCTTCTCTCACCGCTGCCAACTTCTTCATCGCTGCGGGCTCTGTCATCATGATCGTGGGCTTCCTGGGCTGCCTGGGAGCAGTGATCGAAAACCGTTGTCTCCTGCTGAGC TTCTTCGTGGTCCTCCTGATCATCTTCCTTCTCGAAATGATCATCGGAATCTTGTTCCTGTGTAACCAAGAAACT ATAAACCTGTATGCGAAGGAGGAGCTCAAGAATGGCCTGCAATTCTACAACACATCGGGAAACACTGGACTGACCAATGGCTGGGACATCGTGCAGACTGAT TTCCGGTGCTGTGGTGTCGTCCATTACGAGGACTGGTTCAGTGTCTTAAATGGAACCAAAGTGCCCACCTCCTGCTGCTTCAAGCTGGTCCAAAACTGTTCATCTAATCCGAACACCTGGTGGAAAGAT GCATGCTATGAAAAGGTCATCGAGTGGTTGAAGGACAACGTTGTGGCTGTCTGCATCTTTGGGCTTTGCATCCCAGTGCTACAG ATACTTGGACTGATTTCCTCCTTGGTGATGTACTGCCAGCTGGTGAAGACTGAGAAGCAATACAGCTGA